A part of Lepisosteus oculatus isolate fLepOcu1 chromosome 16, fLepOcu1.hap2, whole genome shotgun sequence genomic DNA contains:
- the ywhaba gene encoding 14-3-3 protein beta/alpha-A encodes MDKSDLVQKAKLAEQAERYDDMAAAMKAVTEQGHELSNEERNLLSVAYKNVVGARRSSWRVISSIEQKTEGNEKKQQMAREYREKIEAELQDICNDVLGLLDKYLIANATQAESKVFYLKMKGDYYRYLSEVASGDSKKTTVENSQQAYQEAFEISKKEMQPTHPIRLGLALNFSVFYYEILNSPEQACSLAKTAFDEAIAELDTLNEDSYKDSTLIMQLLRDNLTLWTSENQGDEADAGDGEN; translated from the exons ATGGATAAGAGCGACCTGGTACAGAAGGCTAAGCTGGCCGAGCAGGCCGAGCGCTATGACGACATGGCGGCAGCGATGAAGGCGGTGACGGAGCAGGGCCACGAGCTCTCCAACGAAGAGCGCAACCTGCTGTCCGTGGCCTACAAGAACGTGGTGGGCGCCCGCCGCTCCTCCTGGCGCGTCATCTCCAGTATCGAGCAGAAGACCGAGGGCAACGAGAAGAAGCAGCAGATGGCGCGCGAGTACCGCGAGAAGATCGAGGCTGAGCTGCAGGACATTTGCAACGACGTGCTG GGACTTCTTGATAAGTACCTCATTGCCAATGCGACTCAGGCAGAAAGCAAGGTCTTCTACCTGAAAATGAAAGGAGACTATTACAGATACCTGTCTGAAGTGGCATCCGGTGACTCTAAGAAGA CCACAGTTGAGAATTCCCAGCAGGCCTAccaggaggcttttgaaatcaGCAAGAAGGAGATGCAGCCGACGCACCCCATCAGACTGGGCCTGGCTCTCAACTTCTCTGTCTTCTACTACGAAATTCTCAACTCCCCTGAGCAGGCCTGCAGCTTGGCAAAGACG GCTTTTGATGAAGCAATCGCTGAGCTCGACACCTTGAACGAGGACTCCTACAAAGACAGCACGCTGATCATGCAGCTACTAAGGGACAACCTCACT CTGTGGACATCAGAAAACCAGGGCGACGAAGCAGATGCTGGAGACGGGGAAAACTAA